The following proteins are encoded in a genomic region of Sebastes fasciatus isolate fSebFas1 chromosome 12, fSebFas1.pri, whole genome shotgun sequence:
- the LOC141778965 gene encoding uncharacterized protein LOC141778965: MQSQGSTSSQPSFDSLSSSDSLLFSDSEQAEDDTDVFLTDSSPSVIIGGVGGVAANGDRGSESPGSQWTCDGFTDKEEDESYRSESGGSKAARIGLDEANPSSQIPKSQGDLLFAQKCAELRGFVRPLLELLNGLKRGRFDRGLSSFQQSVAMDRIQRIVGVLQRPNSGEKYLNTLLQVEVMLKVWFPQIHTQPVSVASSVATSPARSFHNTSSATPPHKHKDQLHIPVKKRRLSWTGTDSPTPSPVLLKCPRISAEEKKVKQDCDKSDGPSSPSLAPDANQKSSDVTGNSQLNEDTKGKDSDGEELGRQSKYKAGQSSEPSLTWVHVAPILSPRKACPSHEGTTAAGNNENQPVAAVLPSGRRGSPAMQDSSISSTTPYNKHPKNLKKPIRCQSQPTAGQQSVSETAETCQGQSPQVTLTPLPEVCPTPLET; this comes from the exons ATGCAGTCCCAGGGCAGCACTTCCTCTCAGCCCTCCTTCGATTCCCTGAGCTCCAGTGACAGCCTCTTGTTCAGCGACTCGGAGCAGGCGGAGGACGACACAGACGTCTTCCTGACAGACAGCTCTCCCTCTGTCATCATCGGTGGCGTGGGCGGGGTCGCGGCCAATGGAGACAGAGGGTCGGAGAGTCCCGGGTCCCAGTGGACATGCGACGGCTTCACGGATAAAGAGGAAGACGAGTCGTACAGGTCGGAGAGCGGCGGCAGCAAGGCGGCTCGCATCGGTTTGGACGAGGCGAATCCTTCAAGCCAGATACCAAAATCACAGGGAGATCTGCTGTTTGCTCAAAAG tgtgctgagcTACGGGGTTTCGTCAGGCCCCTGTTGGAGCTGCTGAATGGACTGAAGAGGGGCCGATTCGATCGAG gtttGAGCAGTTTCCAGCAGAGCGTCGCCATGGATCGAATCCAGAGGATAGTGGGCGTATTACAGAGACCTAACAGCGG AGAGAAGTACCTGAACACTCTGCTCCAGGTGGAGGTGATGCTGAAGGTTTGGTTTCCTCAGATCCACACTCAGCCCGTCTCCGTGGCCTCCAGCGTCGCCACATCCCCTGCTCGCTCCTTCCACAACACTTCCAGCGCCACCCCGCCGCACAAGCACAAGGATCAGTTGCACATTCCCGTCAAG AAGCGCAGACTCAGCTGGACAGGTACGGACTCCCCCACGCCTTCCCCCGTGCTTCTCAAGTGCCCTCGTATCAGTGCGGAAGAGAAGAAGGTGAAGCAAGATTGCGACAAAAGTGACGGCCCGTCTTCTCCGTCGTTGGCGCCTGATGCAAACCAAAAGTCGTCAGATGTGACCGGTAACAGCCAGCTAAATGAGGACACAAAGGGAAAGGACAGTGACGGGGAGGAACTAGGCAGGCAATCAAAATACAAAGCGGGTCAAAGCTCTGAGCCGAGCCTGACTTGGGTTCACGTCGCCCCGATCCTGTCCCCGCGAAAGGCCTGCCCTTCACACGAGGGCACGACAGCGGCGGGTAACAATGAAAACCAGCCCGTCGCTGCCGTCCTGCCATCTGGACGGAGGGGCAGTCCAGCCATGCAAGACAGCTCCATCTCTTCCACCACACCCTACAACAAGCACCCCAAAAATCTGAAGAAGCCAATCCGGTGCCAAAGCCAGCCTACTGCTGGACAACAGAGCGTAAGCGAGACCGCCGAGACATGTCAGGGTCAAAGTCCTCAAGTCACGCTTACGCCTTTGCCCGAGGTGTGCCCCACCCCCTTGGAGACCTGA
- the prpf3 gene encoding U4/U6 small nuclear ribonucleoprotein Prp3 → MSLPKREVEELRPWVERTVKMVLGFSEPTVVTAALHCVGKGLDKRKTTDQLRPFLDDSAGGFVERLFEAVEESRNARGNKGAGEKHRKRDLKDVFGDEAETGAVRETPASVDGTAPKRKRVPRFEEVEEPEVIPGPPSESPGMLTKMQIKQMMEAATKQIEERKKQLSFSSPASAALSQLDIPPVSRLLGTSAAAGGASSIAPSVAASFMNDAIEKARKAAELQARIQSQLAMKPGILGALGNTGPHNLVALANLHAMGIAPPKVEIKEVNKPTPLILDDLGRTVDASGKEVELTHRMPTLKANIRAVKREQFRQQLKEKPGDDLESTSYFDQRVTITPAQRPRRGFKFHDQGRFEKIAQRIRTKAQLERLQNEIAQAAKKTGIQASTKLALIAPKKALREGEVPNIEWWDSYILPYNIDITSNTPLDGVELFGVTNLVEHPAQINPPVDTDKPVTLGVYLTKKEQKKLRRQTRREGQKEVQEKVRLGLMPPPEPKVRISNLMRVLGTEAVQDPTKVEAHVRAQMAKRQKVHEDANAARKLTAEQRKEKKVKRLKEDLTDGVHIAVYRIRNLQNPAKKFKVEANANQLYLTGTVVLHRDVNLVVVEGGPKSQKKFKKLMMHRIKWEEHNSKRDDPDGDDDTKRNNKCWLIWDGTAKERSFGEMKFKQCPTENMAREHFKKHGTEHYWDLALSKSVLDSADD, encoded by the exons ATGTCTCTTCCTAAACGGGAGGTGGAGGAGTTGAGGCCATGGGTGGAGCGGACTGTGAAGATGGTGCTGGGTTTCTCAGAGCCCACAGTGGTTACTGCTGCTTTACACTGTGTTGGAAAGGGACTGGACAAAAGGAAGACCACAG ACCAGCTACGTCCCTTCCTTGATGACTCTGCTGGAGGTTTTGTAGAGCGTCTTTTTGAAGCTGTGGAGGAAAGCCGCAATGCACGTGGCAACAAAGGAGCAGGAGAAAAGCACCGCAAGAGAGACCTCAAG GATGTTTTTGGTGATGAGGCTGAAACAGGTGCAGTGCGGGAAACTCCGGCATCAGTAGATGGGACGGCACCAAAGAGGAAACGGGTCCCTCGCTTCGAGGAAGTGGAGGAAcctgaggtcatacctggaccTCCATCTGAGAGCCCTGGCATGCTCACCAAAATGCAG ATCAAACAGATGATGGAAGCAGCCACAAAACAGatagaagagaggaagaaacaaCTGAGCTTTTCCTCTCCAGCTTCTGCTGCACTA TCACAGCTGGATATCCCTCCGGTCTCACGGCTTCTTGGCACATCCGCCGCTGCAGGTGGTGCCTCATCAATCGCCCCGTCCGTGGCTGCCAGCTTCATGAACGATGCGATCGAGAAGGCTCGCAAGGCTGCTGAGCTCCAGGCCCGCATACAGTCCCAGTTAGCCATGAAACCTGGTATCCTCGGAGCCCTGGGGAACACCGGGCCTCATAACCTAGTGGCACTAGCTAATCTACATGCTATGGGAATTGCCCCACC GAAAGTAGAAATCAAGGAGGTGAACAAGCCAACCCCTCTTATTCTGGATGACCTGGGAAGAACTGTGGATGCTAGTGGCAAAGAGGTTGAACTCACACACCGCATGCCCACACTGAAAG caAACATTCGAGCGGTGAAGAGAGAGCAGTTCCGTCAGCAGCTGAAGGAGAAGCCCGGGGATGACCTGGAATCCACGTCTTACTTTGACCAACGTGTGACTATTACACCGGCTCAGCGCCCTCGCAGGGGCTTCAAATTCCACGACCAGGGGCGCTTCGAGAAGATCGCTCAGAGAATTAGAACTAAG GCCCAGTTGGAAAGGTTGCAGAATGAAATTGCACAGGCAGCAAAGAAGACAGGGATCCAGGCATCCACCAAGCTGGCACTGATCGCCCCTAAGAAAGCGCTTCGAGAGGGGGAGGTTCCCAACATTGAGTGGTGGGACTCCTACATCCTGCCCTACAACATAGACAT AACATCTAACACACCATTGGACGGGGTGGAGCTGTTTGGTGTGACCAACCTGGTAGAACATCCTGCCCAAATTAACCCTCCAG tcgACACAGATAAGCCGGTAACGCTGGGCGTGTACCTGACAAAGAAAGAACAGAAGAAACTGAGAAGACAGACACGAAGGGAGGGCCAAAAAGAAGTTCAAGAGAAGGTTCGTCTGGGACTGATGCCTCCACCAGAACCCAAAG TGCGCATCTCCAACCTGATGAGAGTGCTGGGGACGGAGGCGGTTCAGGACCCCACGAAGGTAGAGGCCCACGTCAGAGCGCAGATGGCCAAGAGACAGAA GGTTCATGAGGACGCCAACGCAGCCCGCAAGCTCACAGCGGagcagaggaaagagaagaaggtCAAGAGGTTAAAAGAAGACCTCACCGATGGTGTTCACATTGCAGTATACAG GATCCGTAACCTGCAGAATCCTGCTAAGAAGTTTAAAGTGGAGGCCAACGCCAACCAGCTGTACCTGACGGGCACAGTAGTTCTGCACAGAGACGTCAACCTGGTTGTGGTGGAAGGAG GCCCTAAATCCCAGAAAAAATTCAAGAAGCTGATGATGCACAGAATCAAATGGGAGGAACACAACAGTAAAAGAGATG ATCCCGACGGTGATGATGATACAAAGAGGAACAACAAGTGCTGGTTGATTTGGGAT GGCACAGCTAAAGAGCGTAGCTTTGGGGAGATGAAGTTCAAGCAGTGCCCCACAGAGAACATGGCCAGAGAACACTTCAAGAAACACGGCACAGAACACTACTGGGATCTAGCTCTCAGCAAGAGCGTGTTGGACAGCGCCGACGACTGA